The Rhodocytophaga rosea genome has a segment encoding these proteins:
- a CDS encoding aldo/keto reductase: MQKRKLGKSGLEVSAIGLGCMGLSFGYGPETNKEEAIKLIRSAFDWGVTFFDTAEAYGPFKNEEILGEALAPFRDQVIIATKFGFEQGKTDLGMNSRPENIRNVAEAALKRLKTDRIDLFYQHRVDPNVPMEEVAGTVKELIKEGKVKHFGLSEAGIESIGRAHAVQPVAALQSEYSLWWREPEKEILPVLEELGIGFVPFSPLGKGFLTGAINENTQFDKTDFRNIVPRFAEENRKANGVVVEKLTEFARKKNATPAQIALAWVLAQKPWIVPIPGTTKIHRLEENLKAAQITLTEEDLQEIERAFAGIEVQGARYPQHLQQRTGR; this comes from the coding sequence ATGCAAAAAAGAAAATTAGGAAAAAGTGGATTAGAAGTGTCTGCGATTGGACTTGGCTGCATGGGCCTCAGCTTTGGTTATGGCCCCGAAACAAATAAAGAAGAGGCCATAAAATTAATCCGCAGCGCCTTTGACTGGGGAGTTACTTTCTTCGACACCGCTGAAGCGTATGGTCCGTTTAAAAATGAGGAGATTCTAGGCGAGGCCCTGGCTCCTTTTCGGGATCAGGTAATCATTGCCACCAAATTCGGTTTCGAGCAAGGAAAAACTGATCTGGGAATGAACAGCAGGCCGGAGAACATCCGCAATGTGGCCGAAGCGGCACTCAAACGGTTGAAAACTGACCGGATTGATCTGTTTTATCAGCACAGGGTTGATCCCAATGTACCGATGGAAGAGGTAGCCGGAACGGTAAAGGAATTAATCAAGGAAGGAAAAGTAAAGCATTTTGGACTGTCCGAAGCTGGCATAGAATCCATCGGGCGGGCACATGCCGTACAACCGGTAGCGGCTCTGCAAAGCGAATACTCCTTATGGTGGCGGGAACCAGAAAAAGAAATACTGCCAGTCTTGGAAGAACTGGGCATTGGCTTCGTACCCTTCAGTCCGCTGGGGAAAGGCTTTCTGACCGGAGCTATTAATGAAAATACCCAGTTCGACAAAACAGACTTCCGCAATATAGTGCCACGGTTTGCGGAAGAGAACCGGAAAGCCAACGGAGTAGTAGTAGAGAAACTGACTGAGTTTGCACGGAAGAAAAATGCAACCCCTGCGCAAATTGCCCTTGCCTGGGTACTGGCCCAGAAGCCCTGGATTGTGCCTATTCCCGGAACAACCAAAATCCATCGCCTGGAAGAAAACCTGAAGGCTGCACAAATCACCCTGACTGAAGAGGATCTGCAAGAGATTGAAAGAGCCTTTGCCGGAATAGAGGTGCAGGGAGCCAGATATCCTCAGCATTTACAACAAAGAACCGGTCGCTGA
- a CDS encoding xanthine dehydrogenase family protein molybdopterin-binding subunit, with protein MQPIEKTINRRSFLKVSALAGGGMMLSFSWLAGCNPSTPEEVATLPKEWFELNSYIKIADNGAITLMAPNPEFGSNVKTSLPMMLAEELDVDWKNVTVEQADFFPERFERQFTGGSQAMRAAWKPLRTAGATARHMLIEAAAQTWQVPAGEITTENGILHHKGSSKKASYGEMTSKAAGLEVPKEVPFKNSKDYKIIGNSKRNVEGLNIVTGKPLFTMDYKKEGMLIAMMVHPPAFGLKVKSVDDKAAKAMPGIKDVFIIKTLADDYERNGFDTTSFTELVVVVGNTTWEVMNAKKALKVEWEKIADTTIAVAGRGGKQTVTIPAGLESSEGHQAKMAEMAKKPGKELRKDGNPEVAFKKAAKVIERTYTAPFLAHNCMEPVNCYAHVTADKAELIGPIQAPEFIMQALTARLGLPKEKIHIKLARMGGGFGQRAYGHHLVEAAAISQKLNAPVKLMYTREDDMTYGIYRPTYTATYKAALDENNNLIAYQVKAGGIPEGPLGFSQNRFPAGAVDNYLAEEWVLNSNITIGAFRAPRSNFLGGAEQSFLDEVAELAGKDPIEFRLELLERAKKNPVGKDNDYDPDRYAGVLKLVRDKSNWKKDTKDVHRGVSAYFCHNTYVAEVIDLSMKEDKPIVEKVYAAVDCGIVVNPDAAANMGEGAIIDGIGNALYGEMTFKEGVPQKNNFHTYRMIRHSEAPKAIEVHFVKSEVEPTGLGEPLFPPIFGALANAIYKATGKREYTQPFLQGKGPLV; from the coding sequence ATGCAACCCATAGAAAAAACGATAAACCGCAGATCTTTTTTAAAAGTATCTGCTCTTGCCGGCGGGGGGATGATGCTCAGCTTTAGCTGGCTGGCCGGATGTAACCCATCTACGCCTGAAGAGGTAGCCACCCTTCCCAAAGAATGGTTTGAGCTAAATAGCTACATCAAAATTGCAGATAATGGAGCTATTACGCTAATGGCCCCTAACCCCGAATTTGGATCCAACGTAAAAACATCGCTTCCCATGATGCTGGCAGAAGAGCTGGACGTAGACTGGAAAAACGTTACAGTAGAACAGGCTGACTTTTTCCCCGAACGCTTCGAACGCCAGTTTACCGGGGGAAGTCAGGCGATGCGGGCCGCCTGGAAACCTCTCCGGACGGCAGGAGCTACCGCCCGTCATATGCTTATTGAAGCCGCCGCACAAACATGGCAGGTGCCTGCCGGGGAAATCACTACCGAGAATGGAATTCTGCATCATAAAGGAAGTAGCAAAAAAGCAAGCTATGGTGAAATGACTTCTAAAGCTGCCGGACTTGAGGTACCAAAAGAAGTGCCCTTCAAAAACAGCAAGGATTACAAGATTATTGGCAACTCGAAAAGAAATGTAGAAGGACTCAATATTGTGACTGGTAAACCCTTGTTTACTATGGATTACAAGAAGGAAGGAATGCTCATTGCTATGATGGTGCATCCGCCTGCCTTCGGATTAAAAGTGAAATCAGTAGATGACAAAGCAGCGAAAGCTATGCCCGGCATCAAGGATGTGTTTATTATTAAAACCCTTGCAGATGATTACGAGAGAAACGGGTTTGATACCACCAGTTTCACAGAACTTGTGGTAGTAGTGGGTAATACTACCTGGGAGGTAATGAACGCCAAAAAAGCCTTGAAAGTAGAATGGGAAAAAATAGCTGACACGACGATTGCAGTAGCTGGTAGAGGTGGCAAACAGACCGTTACCATTCCTGCTGGACTGGAGAGCAGCGAGGGGCATCAGGCGAAGATGGCCGAAATGGCAAAAAAACCCGGGAAAGAGCTTCGCAAAGATGGCAATCCGGAAGTAGCCTTTAAAAAAGCGGCAAAAGTGATTGAGCGGACCTATACAGCACCATTCCTTGCCCACAACTGCATGGAGCCTGTCAACTGTTATGCGCATGTTACCGCAGACAAAGCAGAACTCATTGGCCCTATTCAGGCACCAGAGTTCATCATGCAAGCACTGACGGCCCGGCTGGGTTTGCCCAAAGAAAAGATTCACATCAAGTTAGCCAGGATGGGCGGAGGCTTTGGTCAACGTGCGTATGGACACCACTTGGTAGAAGCAGCGGCTATTTCCCAGAAACTCAATGCCCCGGTCAAACTCATGTACACCAGGGAAGATGATATGACCTATGGCATTTACCGGCCTACCTACACAGCCACCTACAAAGCAGCTCTGGATGAAAATAACAATCTGATTGCCTATCAGGTAAAAGCAGGAGGTATTCCGGAAGGTCCGCTGGGCTTTTCCCAAAACCGTTTTCCGGCAGGTGCAGTGGATAATTACCTGGCCGAAGAATGGGTGCTGAATTCTAATATCACCATCGGCGCATTCCGGGCGCCCAGGTCCAATTTCCTGGGTGGGGCAGAGCAGTCCTTCCTGGACGAAGTGGCTGAACTGGCTGGTAAGGACCCCATAGAGTTTCGTCTGGAACTGTTAGAGCGCGCCAAGAAAAATCCGGTAGGTAAAGACAATGATTATGACCCCGACCGCTATGCAGGCGTATTGAAACTGGTGAGAGATAAGTCGAATTGGAAAAAGGATACCAAGGATGTCCACCGGGGCGTTTCGGCCTACTTCTGTCATAATACCTACGTAGCGGAGGTGATTGACCTGTCGATGAAGGAAGATAAACCGATTGTGGAGAAAGTGTATGCAGCCGTTGACTGTGGCATTGTGGTAAATCCGGATGCAGCTGCTAATATGGGCGAAGGGGCCATTATAGATGGGATAGGAAATGCCCTGTATGGAGAAATGACTTTTAAAGAGGGAGTGCCCCAGAAGAATAATTTCCATACCTATCGCATGATCCGGCATAGCGAAGCACCTAAGGCGATTGAAGTACATTTTGTAAAAAGTGAAGTGGAGCCCACTGGTCTGGGAGAACCCTTGTTTCCACCCATTTTTGGAGCGCTGGCAAACGCTATATACAAGGCCACAGGGAAGCGGGAATATACCCAGCCGTTCCTTCAAGGTAAGGGTCCACTGGTATAG
- a CDS encoding (2Fe-2S)-binding protein, whose translation MAIFNLNINGKQSQVNVDPATPMLWVLRDHLNLVGTKYGCGVAQCGACTIHLGEIATRSCQLPVSGVGNQSITTIEGLSEKGDHPVQKAWLEHDVAQCGYCQAGQIMNASALLKSNPTPSDAEIESAMNGNICRCATYLRIKAAIKTAAKSSAAKS comes from the coding sequence ATGGCCATCTTCAACTTAAACATCAATGGAAAACAAAGCCAGGTGAATGTGGACCCTGCTACCCCCATGTTATGGGTCCTGCGTGACCACCTGAACCTGGTTGGCACCAAGTACGGCTGTGGTGTTGCCCAATGTGGCGCATGCACCATCCACCTGGGCGAGATAGCTACCCGCTCTTGTCAACTGCCCGTATCAGGGGTAGGCAATCAGTCCATCACAACCATTGAAGGCTTGTCAGAGAAAGGTGATCACCCGGTACAGAAAGCCTGGCTGGAACATGATGTGGCCCAGTGCGGCTATTGTCAGGCCGGTCAGATCATGAACGCTAGTGCCTTGTTAAAGAGCAATCCCACGCCTAGCGATGCGGAGATTGAATCGGCCATGAATGGCAATATCTGCCGCTGTGCTACTTACTTGCGGATCAAGGCTGCCATCAAAACAGCTGCTAAGTCAAGCGCTGCTAAATCCTAA
- a CDS encoding cupin domain-containing protein produces the protein MGNVTFEPGARTNWHYHPGGQILLVTSGKGRYQEKGKAVKELRKGDVIKCAPNTIHWHGAAPDSELSHIAISTNAGKGAVVWLKPVSEEEYNKLSMK, from the coding sequence ATGGGAAACGTAACTTTTGAACCGGGCGCCAGAACGAACTGGCATTATCATCCAGGCGGGCAAATATTACTGGTTACCAGTGGAAAAGGACGTTATCAGGAAAAAGGCAAAGCGGTTAAAGAACTCCGGAAGGGCGATGTAATCAAGTGTGCGCCAAATACGATTCATTGGCACGGTGCGGCACCGGATAGTGAACTTAGCCATATTGCCATCAGCACAAATGCAGGAAAAGGGGCGGTAGTATGGCTTAAACCGGTGTCAGAGGAAGAATACAATAAGCTATCAATGAAATAA
- a CDS encoding putative quinol monooxygenase, with amino-acid sequence MMNLPQNTLINQNAGSNTRTSTAVISLLIIVGIMGSCFTASAQQQEMMVRIAEIEIVPASLEEYKAILEEEAAASVKLEPGVIAIFPMYQKENPTQVRILEIYASKKAYEQHLKTPHFQKYKTTTLNMVKLLKLLEMEAVDVTTMPLIFKKLKENK; translated from the coding sequence ATGATGAATTTACCTCAAAATACCTTGATCAATCAAAACGCAGGTTCTAACACCAGAACTTCTACGGCAGTCATTTCTTTATTAATCATAGTAGGTATCATGGGTAGTTGCTTCACAGCTTCGGCGCAGCAGCAAGAAATGATGGTGCGTATCGCAGAAATTGAAATTGTCCCGGCATCTCTGGAAGAGTATAAAGCTATCCTGGAAGAAGAAGCGGCTGCCTCTGTTAAACTGGAGCCGGGAGTAATTGCCATCTTTCCGATGTATCAGAAAGAAAATCCTACCCAGGTTAGAATCCTGGAAATATATGCCAGCAAGAAGGCTTACGAGCAGCATTTAAAAACGCCACATTTCCAGAAGTATAAAACCACTACGCTTAATATGGTGAAGTTATTAAAGTTACTAGAAATGGAAGCGGTAGATGTAACAACTATGCCCCTGATATTTAAAAAATTAAAAGAAAATAAATGA
- a CDS encoding flavodoxin — MIHLLLACFLLIVSCSSSQRADFPATIKPTIDPDKILIVYLSRTNNTKAMAEIIHKNVGGTLVALELENPYPKDYKTTVDQVADENARDFLPPLQTKIVGIDEYEIVFVGFPTWGMELPPPVKSFLTQYDLSGKTVIPFNTNAGYGIGSSFQTVKELCPNSRILEGFSTKGGVERDGIYFVMEGEKEKQAQVEVKKWLQKIELIN; from the coding sequence ATGATACATCTGCTGCTGGCATGTTTTCTCTTAATTGTTTCTTGCTCTTCTTCTCAAAGGGCAGATTTTCCTGCTACAATAAAGCCTACGATAGACCCTGACAAAATACTGATTGTGTATCTGTCACGCACCAACAACACAAAGGCAATGGCAGAAATTATTCATAAAAATGTAGGCGGAACTTTGGTCGCATTGGAGCTGGAAAATCCATATCCAAAAGACTATAAAACAACTGTTGATCAGGTGGCCGATGAAAATGCAAGAGACTTTTTACCTCCTTTACAAACCAAAATTGTGGGCATTGATGAATATGAGATAGTATTCGTTGGTTTTCCTACCTGGGGTATGGAGTTACCCCCGCCTGTGAAAAGTTTTTTAACGCAATATGATCTGAGCGGAAAAACTGTAATTCCGTTTAATACCAATGCTGGCTACGGGATCGGAAGCAGTTTCCAGACCGTAAAAGAATTATGTCCCAATAGTAGAATACTGGAAGGTTTTTCAACGAAGGGCGGGGTGGAAAGGGACGGAATTTATTTTGTAATGGAGGGAGAAAAAGAAAAGCAGGCACAAGTGGAAGTAAAGAAATGGTTGCAAAAAATTGAGCTAATCAACTAA
- a CDS encoding helix-turn-helix domain-containing protein: MDTMRRFESISAYNAFNNQETLHPLVSVVDLSKASPRQASNMYFGFYTVFLKEVKCGDLRYGKHTYDYQEGTLVFIAPGQVVSVENSGETYQPKGYALVFHPDLIHGTSLGKHMGDYTFFGYQSNEALHLSERERKIVLDCFSKIDYELEHAIDKHSKRLITSTIELMLNYCIRFYDRQFFTRDNVHKGVLERFETLLNEYFESDKPQTIGLPSVAYCAGELNLSTNYFGDLVKKETGKTAQEYIQSKVIDVAKERIFDQSKSVSQIAYELGFKYPQHFTRLFKQWVGQSPNEYRIPLN, translated from the coding sequence ATGGATACGATGCGAAGATTTGAATCAATTAGTGCTTATAATGCCTTTAACAATCAGGAAACGCTCCATCCGCTGGTGAGTGTAGTTGATTTGTCTAAGGCAAGTCCCCGGCAAGCCTCTAATATGTATTTTGGTTTTTATACTGTCTTTTTAAAGGAAGTTAAATGTGGTGATCTGCGCTATGGAAAGCATACCTATGATTACCAGGAAGGAACGCTGGTATTCATAGCCCCGGGGCAGGTGGTTAGTGTTGAAAACAGCGGAGAAACCTATCAGCCCAAAGGGTATGCGCTGGTTTTTCATCCTGATTTGATACATGGCACATCCCTTGGAAAACATATGGGAGACTACACTTTTTTTGGCTATCAATCCAATGAAGCCCTGCATCTATCGGAACGGGAAAGAAAAATTGTGCTGGATTGTTTTTCTAAAATTGACTATGAATTAGAACACGCCATAGATAAGCACAGCAAACGGCTCATTACCTCTACTATTGAACTGATGTTGAACTATTGCATCCGTTTTTACGACCGCCAGTTCTTTACCCGTGACAATGTACACAAAGGCGTATTAGAAAGATTTGAGACTTTGTTAAATGAGTATTTCGAGTCTGATAAGCCACAAACGATTGGTTTGCCATCGGTAGCCTATTGTGCGGGTGAATTGAATTTATCGACTAACTATTTTGGGGATTTAGTTAAGAAAGAAACCGGCAAAACAGCCCAGGAGTACATTCAATCGAAGGTAATTGATGTGGCCAAAGAACGAATATTCGACCAAAGTAAATCTGTTAGCCAGATCGCCTATGAATTAGGATTTAAATATCCCCAGCATTTTACCCGCTTATTTAAACAATGGGTAGGGCAATCTCCCAATGAATACCGGATACCCCTTAATTAA
- a CDS encoding nuclear transport factor 2 family protein yields the protein MKSSIYSLTAVLLLFGSCSGNSSGQINQEQTKQVAEHHWKAFKENNLEEVMADYTDSSILITPDSTYRGLEAIRGNFIAAFKAFPNDQNPLTLNKTVVERDVAYILWQANTSAFELLFATDTFIRECFEILFGFSFEQSINKG from the coding sequence ATGAAAAGTTCTATTTATTCGCTAACCGCCGTGCTGTTACTATTTGGGAGTTGTTCGGGTAATTCCTCTGGTCAAATCAACCAAGAACAAACCAAACAAGTGGCAGAACATCACTGGAAAGCCTTTAAAGAAAATAACCTGGAAGAAGTAATGGCAGATTATACGGACAGTTCTATTCTCATCACCCCAGATTCTACTTATAGAGGATTAGAAGCCATCCGGGGAAATTTTATAGCGGCTTTTAAGGCATTTCCAAACGATCAGAATCCGCTTACACTCAACAAAACAGTAGTGGAAAGAGATGTAGCTTATATCCTCTGGCAGGCCAATACATCAGCTTTTGAACTCCTGTTTGCAACAGATACATTCATTAGAGAATGTTTTGAAATATTATTCGGTTTTTCTTTTGAGCAGAGTATCAATAAAGGCTAA
- a CDS encoding IS5 family transposase encodes MQEKFSALTDPEWEVIKEIIDNQRKIKHEKRVIINALLWLLTTGSQWRNMESKYPPWQTIYYYFRQWKKRGIIEELLAFLAGRERKKAGRQALPSVLAIDSQSVKIIQFTSQDKGIDGNKKVNGRKRHLAVDCLGIPWAVHITAANISDTTAGYELAAKLKGKSARLHTLKADNGYTETFVEEVKKQYGWSVEIVQKPESVKGFVPAGGRWVVERSYGWLNFKRRLSRDFEKNTESSEAMLQLAFIDTLLKRKTE; translated from the coding sequence ATGCAAGAAAAATTCTCTGCGCTCACTGACCCTGAATGGGAAGTTATCAAGGAAATAATTGATAACCAAAGAAAGATTAAACATGAAAAACGGGTGATAATCAATGCACTGCTTTGGCTGCTAACTACGGGCAGCCAATGGCGCAATATGGAAAGTAAGTACCCACCCTGGCAAACCATTTACTATTATTTCAGGCAGTGGAAAAAGCGGGGCATTATTGAAGAGTTGTTAGCTTTTTTAGCAGGCAGAGAAAGAAAAAAAGCAGGCAGACAAGCCCTGCCAAGCGTGTTGGCCATTGATAGCCAAAGTGTTAAGATTATACAATTTACCAGTCAGGATAAAGGCATAGATGGCAATAAAAAAGTGAATGGCAGAAAAAGACATCTGGCTGTGGACTGTTTAGGTATCCCCTGGGCGGTGCATATTACAGCTGCTAATATATCAGACACCACAGCAGGATATGAGTTAGCAGCTAAGTTGAAGGGCAAGTCCGCCCGCCTGCATACCCTGAAAGCAGATAATGGCTACACAGAGACTTTTGTGGAAGAAGTGAAAAAACAATATGGATGGAGTGTAGAAATTGTACAAAAGCCTGAAAGCGTGAAAGGCTTTGTCCCGGCAGGGGGCCGTTGGGTAGTGGAACGTAGCTACGGATGGCTCAATTTTAAGCGTAGGTTGAGCCGTGATTTTGAAAAAAACACAGAAAGTTCGGAAGCCATGCTACAATTAGCCTTTATTGATACTCTGCTCAAAAGAAAAACCGAATAA
- a CDS encoding PVC-type heme-binding CxxCH protein has protein sequence MNIKPVLLLFLFFILLFILFLFSCSKKEKAYKFTPKPDNTIVFIGNTFALDLGEHTYLETLLYKSFPKHNLRIRNLAWSGDEVNLQPRPVNFGTMDEHLHQQQADVIFACFGLNEAFKGPDSVHVFRERLKVFLSHLQNQTYNRVSTPQIVLISPIAHETLGGQLPDPGQHNESLKLYTQAMQEVGKELTIPFINLYEPTTQLMKGSDSLTINGIHLTGKGYKVVSELMAKALDFPVSSWPEDRHSNQLKKVIATKNQHFFYKFKASNGEYIYGRRREWAGGQALPDEFRKIDQMVLRLDSIIWEGSRDATELNMDKLQSIISSNPEQASQPVKSSSSMLQPDKSQFILQEGYQIELFASEVDLPIPNPVAFTFDSQGKMWVATMPSYPHYSPGNPPNDKLIILEDTNGDGKADKHTVFADSLYLPLGFELGDGGVYVTQAPNFVFLKDTNGDGKADLKKTLLKGFGTEDSHHAISAYTWGPDGALYMHEGTFLHSQIETPYGPKRGANGITWRYEPRTMKLDPYISFPYANPWGQVFTRNGTHLIADVSTGMNYFAPPMTVAINYPIKHKQMKDFLTISKRPKTCGVEIVSSRHFPESAQGNVLFNTFIGFQGIKQHKVSEEGSGIVAHEVEPLLQSKDPNFRPVDLKFGPDGALYLLDWYDAVIQHGEQNFRDPQRDHTRGRIWRITYKDKPVLKPVDLTRLSVEKLLDELKVYEDRARYRTRIRLRDFPAEKVIPVLREWVAALDSAHTDHEYHKLEALWVFQQFNEVEESLLENLLDSKDHHIRAAATRVLFYWNDRIKNAEEKLITMSRDKAPRVRLEAIAALSHFSSEASVNALLKTTEIPTDEYIDYALEESFKHLKPVWIEMFKKDKQFLSEEPTKAERLLKPLASQKALNAEEYFVKDDPLWHAFSYRALSEDEYEQLRESPAVQEFRERYQKLSQVNEAPVDKTASGAKNNEIIIHLTALPGKMLFDTTLITIPAGKSVSLIFQNRGQMAHNVVIVKPGSAEKVGKAADAMAGLKDGYERNFVPDLPEVLVATPLINAGKTFQLDFKAPEKPGAYPFICSFPGHWKMMKGVLKVE, from the coding sequence ATGAATATCAAACCAGTATTACTCCTTTTTCTCTTTTTTATTCTTCTGTTTATTCTGTTTCTTTTTTCCTGTTCAAAAAAAGAGAAGGCATATAAGTTTACTCCCAAGCCAGATAATACCATCGTGTTTATTGGAAATACTTTTGCTCTGGATCTTGGAGAGCATACCTACCTTGAAACACTTTTATATAAAAGTTTCCCTAAGCATAATCTTCGGATAAGAAATCTTGCCTGGAGTGGCGATGAAGTTAATTTACAACCCAGACCGGTAAACTTCGGAACAATGGATGAGCATCTGCATCAGCAACAAGCAGATGTTATTTTTGCCTGCTTTGGCTTAAATGAAGCATTTAAGGGCCCTGATAGTGTGCATGTCTTTAGAGAAAGATTGAAGGTGTTTCTCAGCCATTTACAGAACCAGACTTATAATAGAGTGTCTACTCCCCAGATCGTTCTTATATCACCTATAGCCCATGAAACGCTGGGAGGACAATTACCCGATCCGGGCCAGCATAATGAAAGCCTGAAACTCTATACCCAGGCTATGCAAGAAGTGGGGAAAGAACTTACTATTCCTTTCATTAACTTGTACGAACCTACTACTCAGCTGATGAAGGGCAGCGATTCGCTGACCATCAATGGCATTCATCTCACAGGCAAAGGCTATAAAGTGGTAAGTGAACTCATGGCCAAAGCCTTAGACTTTCCCGTTTCTTCCTGGCCGGAAGATAGACATTCCAACCAGTTAAAGAAGGTGATTGCAACGAAAAATCAACATTTCTTTTACAAGTTTAAAGCTTCAAACGGAGAGTACATTTATGGCAGGCGTAGAGAATGGGCCGGTGGCCAGGCTTTGCCAGATGAATTCCGAAAGATCGACCAAATGGTACTCCGACTGGATAGCATAATCTGGGAAGGAAGCCGGGATGCAACAGAGCTTAACATGGATAAGCTACAAAGTATTATCAGTAGCAACCCTGAACAGGCATCCCAACCTGTTAAGTCTTCATCCAGTATGCTCCAACCAGATAAGTCACAATTTATCTTGCAGGAAGGGTACCAGATAGAATTGTTTGCTTCAGAGGTGGATTTACCTATTCCCAATCCGGTAGCTTTTACCTTTGATTCACAGGGAAAAATGTGGGTGGCTACCATGCCTTCTTATCCGCATTATTCCCCAGGTAATCCGCCCAACGACAAGCTTATCATTCTGGAAGATACGAATGGCGACGGAAAAGCAGATAAACATACTGTATTTGCAGACAGTTTGTATCTGCCCCTGGGATTTGAATTGGGGGATGGAGGTGTGTATGTAACACAGGCGCCTAATTTTGTTTTTTTGAAAGATACCAATGGAGATGGAAAGGCTGACCTGAAGAAAACACTCCTGAAAGGCTTTGGTACAGAGGATTCCCACCATGCGATCAGCGCTTATACCTGGGGACCGGATGGAGCTTTATATATGCATGAGGGTACTTTTTTGCATTCCCAGATAGAAACACCTTATGGCCCAAAAAGAGGCGCTAACGGCATCACCTGGCGGTATGAGCCCCGTACTATGAAGTTGGACCCGTATATCTCTTTCCCCTATGCCAACCCCTGGGGACAGGTGTTTACCCGTAATGGTACCCACCTAATTGCTGATGTATCCACAGGTATGAATTATTTTGCTCCTCCCATGACGGTGGCTATCAACTACCCCATTAAACATAAGCAGATGAAGGATTTTCTGACCATTTCTAAACGCCCGAAAACCTGTGGGGTAGAAATTGTTTCTAGCCGGCATTTTCCGGAAAGTGCCCAAGGAAATGTTCTTTTTAATACTTTTATTGGATTTCAGGGCATCAAACAACATAAAGTCTCAGAAGAAGGCAGTGGGATAGTAGCCCATGAAGTTGAACCCTTATTACAATCCAAAGATCCTAACTTCCGTCCGGTAGATCTTAAGTTTGGTCCTGATGGCGCTTTGTATCTGCTTGATTGGTACGATGCGGTGATACAACATGGAGAACAGAATTTTCGGGACCCGCAAAGAGATCATACCCGGGGGAGGATCTGGAGAATAACTTATAAAGATAAACCTGTGCTTAAACCGGTTGATCTTACCAGGCTAAGTGTGGAAAAACTACTGGATGAGTTAAAGGTATATGAAGACAGGGCAAGATACCGGACAAGAATACGCCTCAGAGACTTTCCTGCTGAAAAAGTGATTCCGGTACTCAGAGAATGGGTCGCAGCGCTTGATTCTGCGCATACTGACCATGAGTATCATAAACTGGAAGCGCTGTGGGTCTTTCAGCAGTTTAACGAGGTGGAGGAAAGTTTGCTTGAAAACCTGCTTGATAGTAAAGATCACCACATCAGAGCCGCTGCCACCAGGGTGTTATTTTATTGGAACGATCGGATTAAGAATGCAGAAGAGAAACTGATTACCATGTCGAGAGACAAAGCGCCCAGAGTCCGCCTGGAAGCTATAGCTGCATTAAGCCATTTTTCTTCAGAAGCCTCTGTAAATGCCTTGCTTAAAACAACTGAAATTCCTACCGACGAGTATATTGACTATGCCCTGGAAGAATCTTTTAAACACCTGAAACCTGTCTGGATAGAAATGTTTAAAAAAGACAAGCAGTTTCTTTCTGAGGAACCAACGAAAGCAGAACGCCTGTTAAAGCCGCTTGCCTCTCAGAAAGCATTAAACGCAGAAGAATACTTTGTTAAGGACGATCCCTTGTGGCATGCCTTCTCCTATCGTGCACTTTCAGAAGATGAATATGAGCAATTGAGAGAGTCGCCTGCAGTACAAGAGTTTAGGGAAAGGTATCAGAAACTTTCCCAAGTTAATGAAGCACCTGTTGATAAAACTGCTTCAGGCGCCAAAAATAATGAAATAATTATTCATTTAACTGCCCTTCCGGGTAAAATGCTCTTTGATACAACCCTCATTACAATTCCTGCCGGTAAGTCTGTTTCACTGATCTTTCAAAACCGGGGTCAGATGGCTCATAATGTAGTGATTGTTAAACCCGGTAGTGCAGAAAAAGTAGGAAAAGCAGCAGATGCTATGGCTGGTTTAAAAGATGGCTATGAAAGAAATTTTGTTCCAGATTTGCCGGAAGTATTAGTTGCTACGCCACTTATAAATGCCGGAAAAACGTTTCAGTTAGATTTTAAAGCGCCTGAAAAACCAGGAGCGTATCCGTTTATCTGTTCTTTTCCCGGACATTGGAAAATGATGAAAGGAGTACTAAAAGTGGAATAG